In Acidobacteriota bacterium, the following proteins share a genomic window:
- a CDS encoding DUF1501 domain-containing protein codes for MNKHQEQVQETTRRHFFKQAAGFGIGSMALASLMNEQLFAGVNPPGPHFPPKAKRVIYLFMAGAPSQLDMFDYKPALQKYDGKPIPEEFIKGERFAFIQGTPNLLGTPFEFKKYGKSGQEMCNLIPHLARHADDIAIIRSMKTTQFNHAPAQILLNTGHQIPGRPSMGAWLSYGLGSENKDLPAFVVLLSGENNPDGGKSCWGSGFLPTVHQGVEFRSKGEPVLFVSNPDGISSNVRRQSLDAIRDLNQMNRQAIGDPEIDTRIAAYEMAYRMQTSVPELTDIAKEPAKVHEAYGTKPGQTSFANNCLLARRLVERGVRFVQLYHWGWDMHGNGVGVDIPTKLPRMCREIDRPIGALLDDLRQRGLLEDTIVIWGGEFGRTPVNEARSGSKLLGRDHHPRAFAYWVAGGGFKPGVTIGQTDELGYNVVEDVVEVYDLQATVLRLLGIDHTKLTYKFQGRDFRLTDVHGNVVQKLLA; via the coding sequence ATGAACAAGCATCAAGAACAAGTTCAGGAGACAACTCGCCGCCACTTTTTCAAACAAGCCGCCGGATTCGGCATCGGTTCGATGGCGCTGGCTTCGTTGATGAACGAGCAACTGTTTGCTGGCGTCAACCCGCCGGGACCGCACTTTCCGCCCAAAGCCAAGCGGGTGATTTATCTGTTTATGGCGGGCGCGCCGTCGCAATTGGATATGTTTGATTACAAACCGGCGCTGCAAAAATATGACGGCAAACCGATCCCCGAAGAGTTCATCAAAGGCGAGCGCTTTGCCTTTATCCAGGGCACGCCCAATCTGCTCGGCACTCCGTTCGAGTTCAAAAAATACGGCAAATCGGGACAGGAAATGTGCAATCTGATTCCGCATCTGGCGCGGCACGCGGACGACATCGCCATCATTCGTTCGATGAAAACGACGCAGTTCAATCATGCGCCGGCACAGATTCTGCTCAATACAGGTCATCAGATTCCGGGTCGTCCGAGCATGGGGGCTTGGCTGAGTTATGGGTTGGGCAGCGAAAACAAGGATTTGCCCGCCTTCGTCGTGTTGCTTTCCGGCGAAAACAATCCTGACGGCGGCAAATCCTGCTGGGGCAGCGGTTTTTTGCCGACGGTGCATCAGGGCGTTGAGTTTCGCTCCAAAGGCGAGCCGGTTCTGTTTGTGTCGAACCCCGACGGCATCAGCAGCAACGTTCGTCGTCAATCGCTGGACGCCATACGCGATTTGAACCAAATGAATCGCCAGGCCATCGGCGACCCGGAAATTGACACACGCATTGCAGCCTACGAAATGGCCTATCGCATGCAAACCAGTGTTCCCGAATTGACCGACATCGCCAAAGAACCCGCGAAAGTTCACGAAGCGTACGGCACCAAACCGGGACAGACTTCCTTTGCCAATAACTGTTTGCTGGCGCGGCGACTGGTCGAACGCGGCGTGCGCTTTGTGCAGTTGTATCACTGGGGCTGGGATATGCACGGTAACGGCGTAGGCGTGGACATTCCCACGAAGCTGCCGCGCATGTGCCGCGAAATTGATCGCCCGATTGGCGCGCTGCTGGACGATTTGAGACAGCGCGGGTTGCTGGAGGACACCATTGTCATCTGGGGTGGCGAATTCGGCCGAACGCCCGTCAACGAAGCGCGCTCCGGTTCCAAGTTGCTAGGGCGCGATCATCATCCGCGCGCGTTTGCCTATTGGGTTGCCGGAGGCGGTTTCAAACCCGGCGTAACTATCGGCCAAACGGACGAACTCGGTTACAACGTCGTTGAAGACGTGGTGGAAGTGTACGACCTGCAAGCAACTGTGCTGCGACTACTGGGCATTGACCACACCAAATTGACGTACAAATTCCAGGGACGCGATTTTCGACTGACCGACGTCCACGGCAACGTTGTCCAAAAACTTTTGGCTTAA
- a CDS encoding M24 family metallopeptidase translates to MQLRFASKYALAAMALIGALMAAPSSHAQSVKRSKVEPLPKLLSLREQTAVREQWLKKRLDTLLLPMMRRNGVSMWIVTTEEFHPDTIAEYIAPPIPYVGRRDFFIFADRGTDKLERFALVRYPEEHLKNHFEVLNPPGNQIASTLKKLVEERQPKTIALNMGGTRGATNGLTYDAHKYLTETLGEEFAKRFISAAPLITEYQDTRLPDELEHYRLAVTLTDILTQRAFSSEVITPGKTTVGDVRWWLLQQVNNLGLGVWFQPDLRVQRQNRETGKTQQFLSVADEAVVLERGDCIHVDFGLNYMGFSTDWQKHAYLLKPGEKDAPEGLKKALANTNRLQDILFKHARAGMTGSEVYEATMADCKREGIEAMIYSHSVGTQGHALGASIDFRRPGNGPKELLRLGSYTSIELNTSTPVAEWGGQKVTIMAEDDAVMIEQGFQWIRPRQTQFYLIR, encoded by the coding sequence ATGCAACTTCGTTTTGCATCCAAATACGCACTGGCGGCCATGGCGCTCATCGGAGCGCTCATGGCTGCGCCTTCTTCTCACGCGCAATCCGTCAAACGCTCCAAGGTTGAGCCGTTGCCGAAGCTGTTATCGTTGCGCGAACAAACTGCCGTTCGGGAACAATGGCTGAAAAAACGGTTGGATACCTTGCTGTTGCCGATGATGCGGCGCAACGGTGTTTCAATGTGGATTGTCACAACCGAAGAGTTTCACCCGGACACCATCGCCGAATACATCGCGCCGCCGATTCCCTATGTTGGTCGCCGCGACTTTTTTATTTTCGCTGACCGGGGGACGGACAAACTGGAACGCTTTGCGCTGGTTCGTTATCCCGAAGAGCACTTGAAGAATCATTTTGAAGTGCTCAATCCGCCCGGCAATCAAATCGCTTCGACACTCAAGAAACTGGTCGAAGAGCGTCAGCCCAAAACCATCGCTTTGAATATGGGCGGAACACGCGGCGCAACGAATGGGCTGACGTACGACGCGCATAAATATCTGACCGAAACGTTGGGCGAAGAATTTGCCAAACGCTTCATTTCTGCCGCTCCGTTGATCACCGAATATCAGGACACGCGCTTGCCCGACGAGTTGGAACATTACCGGTTGGCCGTGACACTGACCGACATCCTGACGCAACGCGCCTTTTCGAGCGAAGTCATCACGCCCGGCAAAACCACTGTCGGCGACGTTCGCTGGTGGTTGTTGCAACAGGTCAACAACCTGGGTCTGGGCGTCTGGTTTCAACCCGACCTGCGCGTGCAGCGGCAAAATCGCGAAACCGGCAAGACGCAGCAATTCCTGAGCGTTGCCGACGAGGCCGTGGTGCTGGAACGCGGCGATTGCATCCACGTGGATTTCGGATTGAACTACATGGGCTTCAGCACCGACTGGCAAAAACATGCCTACCTGCTCAAACCCGGCGAAAAAGACGCGCCCGAAGGATTGAAAAAGGCGCTGGCGAACACCAACCGGCTGCAAGATATTCTGTTTAAACACGCTCGCGCCGGGATGACCGGCTCAGAGGTGTACGAAGCGACAATGGCCGACTGCAAACGCGAAGGCATCGAGGCGATGATCTATTCTCATTCCGTCGGCACACAAGGACACGCGCTCGGCGCCAGCATTGATTTCCGCCGACCGGGAAATGGGCCGAAGGAATTGCTACGCTTAGGGTCATACACTTCGATTGAATTGAACACTTCGACACCTGTCGCGGAATGGGGAGGCCAGAAAGTGACGATCATGGCTGAAGACGACGCTGTGATGATCGAACAAGGCTTCCAATGGATTCGCCCGCGCCAGACGCAGTTTTATTTGATTCGCTAA
- a CDS encoding DUF1080 domain-containing protein, with product MTKAQQPQYTPQQVEEVRKKAVEMGLLQPPHEAPKKEPVVVTPGATPGAPPSDAIILFDGKDLSGWKSLRDGGDAKWTVQGGYMQVAPRTGDIATKQEWGDCQLHIEWATPAEVKGESQGRGNSGVFLMGRYEIQVLDSYQNPTYFHGQAGSVYKQHAPLVNASRKPGEWQTYDIIFLSPHFDEIGNVTRPARVTVLHNGVLVQNNAQIYGETWHDRAPQYIPHGPKGPLKLQDHGNPTRFRNIWVRPL from the coding sequence ATGACCAAAGCCCAGCAACCGCAATACACGCCACAGCAAGTCGAAGAAGTACGCAAAAAAGCCGTGGAAATGGGGTTACTGCAACCGCCACACGAAGCCCCCAAGAAAGAACCTGTCGTCGTGACGCCGGGCGCAACGCCGGGCGCTCCGCCATCGGACGCGATCATTTTGTTCGATGGCAAAGACCTCTCCGGGTGGAAAAGCTTGCGCGACGGCGGCGACGCCAAATGGACTGTGCAGGGTGGTTATATGCAGGTTGCGCCGCGCACGGGCGACATCGCGACCAAACAGGAATGGGGCGATTGCCAGTTGCACATCGAATGGGCTACGCCCGCCGAAGTCAAAGGCGAAAGCCAGGGGCGCGGCAACAGCGGCGTGTTTCTGATGGGACGGTACGAAATTCAGGTGCTGGATTCATACCAGAACCCGACCTATTTCCACGGCCAAGCCGGTTCGGTTTACAAACAGCATGCGCCTCTGGTCAACGCTTCGCGTAAACCGGGCGAATGGCAGACTTACGACATCATCTTTCTTTCGCCGCACTTTGATGAAATTGGCAACGTCACGCGTCCGGCGCGCGTGACCGTATTGCACAACGGCGTGCTGGTACAAAACAACGCGCAAATTTACGGCGAAACCTGGCACGACCGCGCGCCGCAATACATCCCGCACGGTCCGAAAGGCCCACTGAAATTGCAGGATCACGGCAATCCGACTCGCTTCCGCAACATCTGGGTTCGACCCCTATAA
- a CDS encoding PSD1 domain-containing protein, whose protein sequence is MRRAIKLFVTGLFFQAMVSVVAVLYPNPLATARGTDQASADFKRDIEPIFAASCYQCHGPKKAAGQLRLDVKASAMKGGISGAVILPGNSNASILLKRILGEGDEARMPMGGEALKADQIELIRKWIDQGAPWPDANPSQISNLKSEIPKHWAYLKPARPALPKISNPAWVRNPIDAFVLARLDKEGLKPSPEASKETLLRRVYLDLIGLPPSVKEIDEFLADKSPDAYEKVVDRLLSNPHYGERWARPWLDLARYADSNGYEKDNLRVMWKYRDWVINALNADMPFDQFTIEQIAGDMLPDATIDQKIATGFHRNTQLNTEGGVDPDAARYEVMVDRVNTTATVWLGTTLACAQCHNHKYDPFTQRDYYKLYAFFDNSAYQIRGTAAFDSVAYEPTLELPTPEQESKRKDLNDQIAKLETTLKTQTPELDAAQAEWEKEILAEPSKWTTLDPSEFKSTGGSTLTKLEDRSLLASGKDPEFDEYIIKARLPLNKLSALRIEAMPDKSLPRGGPGRDLYGNFILSTIEVSADGQLLRFNDGGWDDGLSKIDTKAFFNYEMNAVSDRPRGWLINAMNDQTRMMRQAVFALDKPFTSSKPVELTIRLKFLAGGLCQDIGRVRLSVTDSDSPLKLIGVPASLKLVMAKPVGDRTEKEKRDLSAQFRNTTPMLKAERDQLKELQDSVKSLGIVTALVLQEKSGFDRPSTWVRERGGFYNHGEKVYAGTPAALPPMPDSAPTNRLGLAKWLVDENNPLTARVTVNRFWEEFFGRGIVETAEDFGSQGSPPSHPELLDWLATEFMNPSSQFTVHSSQSAPEKVANNEPRAANWSQKMIQRLIVTSATYRQDSGVSAELQERDQYNRLLARGPRFRVEAEMIRDLSLAASGLLSQKIGGPSVMPPQPEGVWRNPYSSEKWSVSKGEDRYRRGLYTFLRRTSPYPAMMTFDATSREQCTVRRIRTNTPLQSLTLLNDDAAMEMARALAKRMFLEIEGDTKARLDYGFRLCTGRHANAAELDRLTALYDQQLANYKTSPQTADKLLKGENRELPAPELAAWTLVANVLLNLDETLTKQ, encoded by the coding sequence ATGCGTCGAGCAATCAAACTTTTTGTTACCGGTCTGTTCTTCCAGGCAATGGTTTCAGTCGTTGCCGTGCTTTACCCAAACCCGCTTGCCACTGCGCGCGGTACTGACCAGGCTTCAGCGGATTTCAAACGTGACATCGAACCGATCTTTGCCGCAAGTTGTTATCAATGCCACGGCCCGAAAAAAGCTGCTGGCCAATTGCGGCTGGACGTGAAAGCCTCAGCGATGAAAGGCGGCATCAGCGGCGCAGTCATCCTTCCCGGCAACAGCAACGCCAGCATTTTGCTCAAACGCATCCTGGGCGAAGGCGACGAAGCGCGCATGCCGATGGGCGGCGAGGCGCTGAAAGCAGACCAGATTGAACTCATCCGCAAATGGATTGATCAAGGCGCGCCTTGGCCAGATGCGAATCCTTCTCAAATCTCAAATCTGAAATCTGAAATTCCCAAGCACTGGGCTTACCTCAAACCTGCCCGCCCGGCCCTGCCGAAAATCAGCAACCCGGCATGGGTACGCAATCCAATTGATGCTTTTGTGTTGGCGCGTTTGGACAAGGAAGGATTGAAGCCTTCGCCGGAAGCATCAAAGGAAACGCTGCTGCGTCGGGTGTATCTGGATTTGATCGGACTGCCGCCGAGCGTCAAAGAGATTGATGAATTCCTGGCCGACAAATCGCCCGACGCCTATGAAAAAGTCGTGGATCGGTTGCTCAGCAATCCGCATTACGGCGAACGCTGGGCGCGTCCTTGGCTGGATTTGGCGCGCTATGCCGACTCGAACGGCTACGAAAAAGACAACCTCCGTGTGATGTGGAAATACCGCGATTGGGTGATCAATGCGCTCAACGCCGATATGCCGTTCGACCAATTCACGATTGAACAGATTGCGGGCGATATGCTGCCGGACGCAACAATTGACCAAAAAATCGCCACTGGGTTTCACCGCAATACCCAACTCAACACCGAAGGCGGCGTTGATCCCGATGCTGCTCGTTACGAAGTGATGGTGGATCGCGTCAACACGACGGCGACCGTCTGGCTGGGAACGACGTTGGCTTGCGCGCAATGCCACAATCACAAATATGACCCTTTCACCCAGCGCGATTATTACAAGCTGTACGCCTTCTTCGACAATTCGGCGTACCAGATTCGCGGCACAGCGGCCTTTGACAGCGTAGCCTATGAACCGACGCTGGAATTGCCCACGCCCGAACAGGAATCCAAACGCAAGGACCTCAACGACCAGATTGCCAAGCTGGAAACGACGCTCAAGACGCAAACGCCGGAACTCGATGCGGCGCAAGCTGAATGGGAAAAAGAAATTCTGGCCGAGCCGTCCAAATGGACGACGCTCGATCCGTCGGAGTTCAAATCCACTGGCGGTTCAACGCTGACCAAACTGGAAGACAGATCCCTGCTCGCTTCCGGCAAAGACCCGGAGTTTGACGAATACATCATCAAAGCCAGGTTGCCGCTCAACAAGTTGTCAGCCCTGCGCATTGAAGCGATGCCGGACAAAAGTTTGCCGCGTGGCGGCCCGGGCCGAGATTTGTACGGCAACTTCATTCTTTCGACCATTGAAGTTTCCGCAGATGGCCAACTGCTGCGCTTCAACGACGGCGGTTGGGACGACGGGCTAAGCAAAATTGATACCAAGGCCTTTTTCAATTACGAAATGAATGCCGTCAGCGACCGTCCGCGCGGTTGGTTGATCAATGCCATGAACGACCAGACGCGCATGATGCGCCAGGCAGTGTTCGCGCTGGATAAACCATTCACCAGCAGCAAGCCCGTCGAGTTGACGATCCGGTTGAAATTTCTGGCGGGTGGTTTGTGCCAGGATATTGGCCGTGTGCGGTTGTCCGTCACCGACAGCGATTCTCCGCTCAAGCTGATTGGAGTGCCTGCGTCGTTGAAGTTGGTGATGGCCAAACCTGTTGGGGATCGCACCGAAAAGGAAAAGCGGGATTTGTCGGCGCAGTTCCGCAACACGACGCCGATGTTGAAAGCCGAGCGCGACCAATTGAAGGAGTTGCAGGATTCGGTCAAAAGCCTGGGCATCGTCACCGCCTTGGTTTTGCAGGAAAAATCCGGCTTTGATCGCCCCTCAACTTGGGTTCGCGAACGCGGCGGATTTTATAACCACGGAGAAAAAGTGTACGCCGGAACTCCGGCTGCGCTGCCACCCATGCCGGACAGCGCGCCGACAAACCGACTGGGACTGGCAAAATGGCTGGTGGATGAAAACAACCCGCTCACCGCTCGCGTGACAGTCAATCGGTTTTGGGAAGAATTTTTCGGGCGCGGCATTGTCGAAACCGCTGAGGATTTCGGCTCACAAGGTTCTCCGCCGTCGCATCCGGAGTTGCTGGATTGGCTGGCAACTGAATTCATGAACCCAAGTTCACAGTTCACAGTTCACAGTTCACAGTCAGCACCAGAGAAAGTTGCGAACAACGAACCGCGAGCTGCGAACTGGTCGCAGAAAATGATTCAGCGATTGATCGTGACTTCGGCAACATACCGGCAGGATTCAGGAGTCAGCGCGGAATTGCAGGAACGCGATCAATATAATCGCTTACTGGCGCGTGGCCCGCGGTTCCGCGTCGAAGCCGAGATGATTCGCGATCTTTCGCTTGCCGCCAGCGGTTTGCTCAGCCAGAAAATCGGCGGCCCCAGCGTCATGCCTCCGCAACCGGAAGGCGTTTGGCGCAATCCGTACAGTTCGGAAAAATGGTCGGTCAGCAAAGGCGAAGACCGGTACCGCCGCGGTCTGTACACTTTTTTGCGCCGCACGTCTCCGTATCCGGCGATGATGACCTTTGACGCCACCAGCCGCGAACAATGTACCGTTCGCCGCATTCGCACCAACACGCCGCTGCAATCGCTGACACTGCTCAACGACGACGCGGCGATGGAAATGGCGCGCGCGTTGGCCAAACGCATGTTTCTGGAAATCGAAGGCGACACCAAAGCGCGACTGGATTACGGTTTTCGCCTCTGCACCGGTCGCCACGCCAACGCGGCGGAACTGGATCGGCTGACAGCGCTTTACGACCAGCAACTGGCAAATTACAAAACTTCGCCGCAAACGGCAGACAAATTACTGAAAGGCGAAAACCGCGAACTTCCCGCGCCGGAACTGGCCGCGTGGACGTTGGTGGCCAACGTGCTTTTGAACCTGGACGAAACGCTCACGAAGCAGTAA
- a CDS encoding esterase family protein: MSSRFVLAIALLLSLFWLPQQPPASLTPKTLQKALAGKPKGGEAEKLAEEIRAWFGKDALVKGAPAKTEDLAVAWAIEVANAKTAPRVVSLDGKFALPLMRVGNTDVYVAVAELKEGQAMRWQFEIGDQKLMAGNGQLEVYIAPPESKKQPGVPEGKLIQMPKWESKIFAGTTRDWWVYVPAQYKAEIPACVMVFQDGQGAKNYTPVIFDNMIAKGDMPVTVGIFIAPGTRADGKSNRSFEYDTLSDQYARFLLEEILPEVEKTYPLRHDAASRAIAGLSSGGICAWTVAWERPNEFSKVLSWVGSFTNIAHGATYREGGHNYEAMIRKMPKRPIRIFMQDGENDLDNANGNWPLANQTLAKSLAFAGYDYKFVFGNGFHSDRHGRAVMPDSLRWLWRDYKMEK, translated from the coding sequence ATGAGTTCAAGATTCGTTCTGGCCATAGCTTTGCTGTTGTCTTTGTTCTGGCTTCCGCAACAACCACCCGCTTCACTCACTCCCAAAACGCTTCAAAAAGCCCTGGCGGGAAAGCCGAAAGGAGGCGAAGCGGAAAAACTTGCCGAAGAAATTCGCGCATGGTTTGGCAAAGATGCGCTGGTGAAAGGCGCTCCGGCAAAGACGGAGGATTTGGCTGTTGCTTGGGCGATTGAAGTCGCGAATGCCAAAACGGCTCCGCGCGTGGTTTCACTGGACGGTAAGTTCGCTTTGCCGCTCATGCGCGTTGGCAACACAGATGTGTATGTTGCTGTGGCGGAATTGAAAGAAGGGCAGGCGATGCGTTGGCAATTTGAAATCGGCGACCAGAAACTGATGGCGGGCAATGGTCAGTTGGAAGTCTATATCGCTCCGCCGGAATCCAAAAAACAGCCCGGCGTTCCCGAAGGCAAATTGATTCAAATGCCGAAATGGGAAAGCAAAATTTTCGCCGGGACGACGCGCGATTGGTGGGTTTACGTTCCCGCGCAATACAAGGCCGAAATTCCTGCTTGCGTGATGGTGTTTCAGGATGGGCAAGGAGCCAAAAACTACACGCCCGTAATTTTCGACAATATGATTGCCAAAGGCGATATGCCGGTGACGGTTGGAATTTTCATTGCTCCGGGGACGCGAGCCGACGGCAAATCGAATCGCAGTTTTGAATATGACACGCTTTCGGATCAATACGCGCGATTTTTGCTGGAAGAGATTTTGCCGGAAGTCGAGAAAACCTATCCGCTGCGCCACGACGCTGCCAGTCGAGCCATCGCCGGGCTGAGCAGTGGCGGCATCTGTGCCTGGACCGTTGCCTGGGAACGACCGAACGAATTCAGCAAGGTGCTGTCTTGGGTGGGCAGTTTCACCAACATCGCGCATGGGGCGACCTACCGCGAAGGCGGCCACAATTACGAAGCGATGATTCGCAAAATGCCGAAACGCCCGATTCGGATTTTCATGCAGGACGGCGAAAACGACCTGGACAATGCCAACGGCAACTGGCCGCTGGCCAACCAGACTTTGGCAAAATCGTTGGCATTTGCCGGATATGATTACAAATTTGTGTTCGGGAACGGATTTCACAGCGACCGTCACGGGCGTGCGGTTATGCCGGATTCGCTTCGCTGGTTATGGCGTGATTACAAAATGGAAAAGTAA